From the Spiroplasma chrysopicola DF-1 genome, one window contains:
- the mreB gene encoding rod shape-determining protein — translation MAITDVLKQTFNIQQRPPRKFIAIDLGTTKSIAYISGKGIIFNEASVMAYEVGTKKLVAIGDDAKKLIGKTHDKIEIFTPLKNGAITDLSVAEEFIQHICNKARVADLWKGAIVLIACPKGVTDLEKKALIDMCKNLGADFVEVEEDSLMSALGVGENIFAPKGTFILDIGGGKSSCAIISAGGIVESRSIKIAGNYIDEEIMKFVRAKHTISIGIVTSEQIKKQIGSLFKTKDSKKMVIFGRDVVTGMPKETEITDTEIRKLLVSIFASITELVTDVLEKTPSELAGDAVANGIIITGGSSQISGMKDYFADYFKIPVRVAKNSQTAVIDGCIAYEKNIRQRLIDENKKNR, via the coding sequence ATGGCAATAACAGACGTATTAAAACAAACATTTAACATCCAACAAAGACCACCAAGAAAATTTATTGCAATTGACTTAGGAACAACTAAATCAATCGCTTACATTTCAGGTAAAGGGATTATTTTTAATGAAGCATCAGTAATGGCTTACGAAGTTGGAACAAAAAAATTAGTTGCAATTGGTGATGATGCCAAAAAATTAATTGGAAAAACACACGATAAAATCGAGATTTTTACACCATTAAAAAATGGAGCAATTACAGATTTAAGTGTTGCTGAAGAATTTATTCAACATATCTGTAATAAAGCAAGAGTTGCTGACTTATGAAAAGGAGCAATTGTCTTAATTGCTTGCCCAAAAGGAGTAACAGATTTAGAAAAAAAAGCACTTATTGATATGTGTAAAAACTTAGGAGCAGATTTTGTTGAAGTTGAAGAAGACTCATTAATGAGTGCCTTAGGAGTTGGGGAAAACATTTTTGCACCAAAAGGAACATTCATTCTTGATATTGGTGGGGGAAAATCAAGCTGTGCAATTATCTCAGCTGGTGGAATCGTTGAAAGCCGTTCAATTAAAATTGCTGGAAACTACATTGATGAAGAAATCATGAAATTTGTTCGTGCAAAACACACAATTTCAATTGGAATTGTAACTTCAGAACAAATTAAAAAACAAATTGGATCATTATTTAAAACAAAAGATTCAAAAAAAATGGTAATCTTTGGTCGTGATGTTGTAACTGGAATGCCAAAAGAAACAGAAATTACAGATACTGAAATTAGAAAATTATTAGTAAGTATCTTTGCTTCAATTACGGAGTTAGTTACTGATGTGTTAGAAAAAACACCTTCAGAATTAGCTGGTGATGCTGTTGCTAACGGAATTATTATTACTGGAGGTTCTTCACAAATTAGTGGAATGAAAGACTACTTTGCTGATTACTTCAAAATACCTGTACGTGTTGCAAAAAACAGCCAAACAGCTGTAATTGATGGATGCATCGCTTATGAAAAAAATATTCGTCAACGTCTAATTGATGAAAACAAAAAAAACAGATAA